A part of Chlamydiales bacterium STE3 genomic DNA contains:
- a CDS encoding Elongation factor P--(R)-beta-lysine ligase (Product derived from UniProtKB/Swiss-Prot:A5UDN8;Gene name derived from UniProtKB/Swiss-Prot:A5UDN8;EC number derived from UniProtKB/Swiss-Prot:A5UDN8) produces the protein MSLESIANQRLSILRDRAAMLARARTFFSERNVLEVDCPLLTNGASVDAHIDLIPAFYQGNTTRYLHSSPEYGMKRLIVEGMGDIYQLAHVFRDGEHGYRHNPEFCMAEWYRMGIAFEEMIAETLDFIRLFLGPLPSKTYSYRQLFQELGLDYRTATEETLQGFLNERSFHGFENENKEGLLNLVLGLIIEPQLGKEELSVLAYYPASQAALAKTEQREDEQVALRFEIYYRGVELCNGYSELPHAEEQRERFELANAERLRLGKQALPIDEFFLKALHQGLPECCGVAVGFDRLMMLRHQVSSLSEVLSFDWLLA, from the coding sequence ATGTCTCTCGAGTCAATAGCTAATCAAAGACTTTCCATTTTGCGCGACCGAGCTGCTATGCTAGCTCGAGCGCGTACTTTCTTTTCTGAGCGTAACGTTTTAGAGGTCGATTGTCCCCTGCTCACTAATGGGGCTTCTGTCGATGCCCATATCGATTTAATTCCAGCCTTCTATCAAGGCAACACGACTCGCTACCTGCACTCTTCCCCTGAATATGGTATGAAACGCTTAATTGTGGAAGGAATGGGTGACATCTATCAACTGGCGCATGTATTTCGTGATGGGGAGCATGGTTATCGCCATAATCCTGAGTTTTGCATGGCAGAATGGTATAGGATGGGCATTGCTTTTGAAGAGATGATCGCAGAAACTCTCGATTTTATTCGCCTCTTTTTAGGCCCTTTACCTTCAAAAACTTATAGCTATCGCCAGCTATTCCAAGAGCTTGGCTTAGACTATAGGACAGCAACTGAAGAAACTCTTCAGGGCTTTTTAAATGAGCGTTCATTTCATGGCTTTGAAAATGAAAATAAGGAAGGGCTATTAAATCTTGTCTTAGGTCTTATTATCGAACCCCAATTGGGAAAAGAAGAGCTTTCTGTTTTAGCCTATTATCCAGCTTCTCAAGCTGCATTGGCTAAAACTGAACAGAGAGAAGATGAGCAGGTTGCACTACGCTTTGAAATCTATTACAGGGGGGTAGAGCTCTGTAATGGGTACAGTGAGCTTCCTCACGCTGAAGAGCAAAGGGAGCGTTTTGAGCTGGCTAACGCAGAGCGCCTGCGTTTAGGAAAACAGGCACTTCCAATCGATGAATTTTTTTTGAAAGCTCTACACCAAGGGTTACCAGAATGTTGCGGTGTAGCGGTTGGATTTGATCGCTTGATGATGTTGCGGCACCAAGTTAGCTCTTTATCCGAAGTTCTTTCCTTTGATTGGCTATTGGCTTAA
- a CDS encoding Na(+)-translocating NADH-quinone reductase subunit F (Product derived from UniProtKB/Swiss-Prot:Q821Q3;Gene name derived from UniProtKB/Swiss-Prot:Q821Q3;EC number derived from UniProtKB/Swiss-Prot:Q821Q3) — MFQSLILLDFYGINPLLSLYAIAAFVIIGTGLAGLILFTRTKLISTEACRIDVNQDPELSFDTPGGSTLLSALSNHGIPIPSPCGGKATCKQCKVQILEGSTDPIEIEMGTFSKKQLKEGWRLSCQTKVKQDLGVHVEESVLGTKEWVAKVISNKNVATFIKELIVELPEGEEVNYRSGGYLQVHVPPFKTNTSEWKETMDPKYFHDWEKFNLFNINVDFMNLPKSPNEVIRAYSMASYPAEGRKLMFNIRIATPPFVGGKMMDAPWGICSSYTFSLKKGDTIKLSGPYGESYMVNDERELVFLIGGAGSSFGRSHIMHLFRTEKTQRKVTMWYGARSLKENIYQEEYEQLEKDFNNFKYRLVLSEPLPEDIAAGWPETDPLKTNFLFRAFEEGQLKHMEYPEEALYYVCGPPMHNKSVLKLLDEYGVPRESIILDDFGS, encoded by the coding sequence ATGTTTCAAAGCCTTATCCTTCTCGATTTTTATGGGATTAATCCCCTTTTATCTCTTTATGCAATTGCCGCTTTTGTCATTATTGGAACTGGGCTTGCAGGCTTGATTTTGTTCACACGAACAAAACTGATTAGCACAGAAGCTTGCCGCATTGATGTTAACCAGGATCCAGAACTTAGCTTTGATACACCAGGGGGCTCAACCCTTCTTTCTGCCCTATCAAACCATGGAATCCCCATCCCTTCTCCTTGCGGGGGCAAAGCGACATGTAAGCAATGCAAAGTACAGATTTTGGAAGGGTCTACAGATCCTATTGAAATAGAAATGGGCACTTTTTCTAAAAAGCAACTCAAAGAAGGTTGGCGGCTCTCTTGCCAAACAAAAGTGAAACAAGATCTCGGAGTTCATGTTGAAGAGAGCGTTTTGGGAACAAAAGAGTGGGTCGCTAAAGTCATTAGCAATAAAAATGTTGCCACGTTTATTAAAGAATTAATCGTAGAATTACCTGAGGGTGAAGAAGTTAACTACCGTTCAGGCGGTTACTTACAAGTGCATGTCCCTCCTTTTAAGACAAATACATCTGAGTGGAAAGAAACGATGGATCCCAAATACTTTCACGATTGGGAGAAATTTAATCTTTTTAATATCAACGTGGACTTTATGAACCTTCCGAAATCCCCAAATGAGGTGATTAGGGCCTACTCTATGGCTTCCTATCCTGCAGAGGGGCGTAAATTAATGTTCAATATTCGCATTGCAACTCCTCCCTTTGTTGGGGGTAAAATGATGGATGCCCCCTGGGGTATTTGTTCCAGTTACACTTTTAGCCTAAAAAAAGGCGACACCATTAAGCTTTCTGGACCCTATGGGGAATCTTATATGGTCAATGATGAGCGTGAACTTGTCTTTCTCATCGGAGGAGCGGGGTCGTCGTTTGGTAGAAGTCACATTATGCATCTTTTCAGAACTGAAAAAACGCAGCGCAAAGTCACAATGTGGTATGGCGCGCGTTCCCTTAAAGAAAACATCTATCAAGAAGAATATGAACAACTTGAAAAAGACTTCAACAACTTCAAGTACCGGCTTGTTCTCTCTGAACCTTTACCAGAAGATATCGCTGCTGGCTGGCCCGAAACAGACCCCTTGAAAACGAATTTTCTTTTTCGAGCCTTTGAAGAAGGACAACTCAAACACATGGAATATCCTGAAGAAGCGCTTTACTATGTTTGCGGACCACCAATGCACAATAAAAGCGTTTTAAAGCTGTTAGATGAATACGGCGTACCACGCGAAAGCATCATCTTAGATGATTTCGGAAGCTAA
- a CDS encoding putative arsenical pump membrane protein (Product derived from UniProtKB/Trembl:Q6MEX6;Gene name derived from UniProtKB/Trembl:Q6MEX6) translates to MGSLLLFFVAYLGFVIFPNKKTWIALGGVLLLIACQILTPLMVFQEIHWNVLGLFFGTLILAELFLLSRVPACLAEWLIDRSSTIRMALVNVFLLTSILSMFVENVAVVLLIAPVILSVCDKLYISPVKPVILLAIFSNLQGTATLIGDPPSMILGSYMKMSFKDFFFYQGRLSIFFVVQAGMLSALALSFWLLREHKQAVQMIRVEKVKSWVPTILLALLIVILAFGSSWDRDSVWLAGTTALSLGLFGLIWLSFGPQWLPVRDLLKILDWDTTLFLASLFVLVGAIRIAGWMDFLAQWTVKNVPNELSVIFIFLVAISVIISAFVDNVPYLIAMIPVVQQIADATSFPLPLLVFGLLVGSCLGGNITPIGASANIVAVSLLNKNRYTISFADFTRIGMALTLFAVVPAALVLWLIWS, encoded by the coding sequence ATGGGGTCTCTTCTTCTTTTTTTTGTTGCTTATCTGGGTTTTGTTATTTTCCCCAATAAGAAGACGTGGATTGCTTTAGGTGGAGTTTTATTGCTGATCGCATGCCAAATTCTAACCCCTTTGATGGTATTTCAAGAAATTCACTGGAATGTATTAGGTCTTTTTTTTGGGACGTTAATTCTTGCTGAGCTTTTTCTTCTTTCAAGAGTTCCTGCATGTTTAGCAGAATGGCTTATTGATCGTTCCAGTACAATACGAATGGCTTTAGTGAATGTTTTTTTGTTAACAAGCATCCTATCGATGTTTGTAGAAAATGTCGCTGTAGTCCTGCTCATTGCACCAGTGATCCTATCCGTTTGCGATAAACTCTATATCTCACCTGTCAAACCTGTAATCTTGCTAGCCATCTTTTCGAATTTGCAAGGGACAGCGACTTTAATTGGAGATCCTCCCAGTATGATTCTCGGTTCCTACATGAAAATGAGCTTTAAGGATTTCTTTTTTTATCAAGGAAGGCTAAGTATTTTTTTTGTGGTACAGGCAGGTATGCTTTCTGCCTTAGCCTTAAGTTTTTGGCTGCTGAGAGAGCATAAGCAAGCAGTTCAAATGATTCGCGTTGAAAAGGTTAAATCCTGGGTGCCCACAATATTGCTTGCCCTCCTTATTGTCATTTTAGCATTTGGTTCGAGTTGGGATCGGGATTCAGTGTGGTTGGCTGGAACAACGGCGCTGTCATTAGGATTATTCGGGTTGATCTGGCTCTCTTTTGGCCCGCAATGGCTTCCCGTGCGCGATCTTTTAAAAATTTTAGATTGGGATACGACACTATTTTTAGCCTCCCTTTTTGTTTTAGTGGGAGCTATCCGCATTGCAGGGTGGATGGATTTTTTGGCCCAATGGACGGTCAAAAACGTTCCGAATGAACTTTCGGTCATATTTATATTTCTTGTCGCAATTTCGGTCATCATTTCCGCTTTTGTCGATAATGTTCCTTATCTTATTGCCATGATACCTGTTGTACAACAAATCGCTGATGCAACAAGCTTTCCCTTACCTCTTCTGGTCTTTGGTCTTCTTGTCGGTTCCTGCCTAGGAGGCAATATCACACCAATTGGTGCTTCAGCAAATATTGTTGCAGTGAGCCTTCTTAACAAAAATCGTTATACGATTTCGTTTGCGGATTTTACGCGTATTGGAATGGCTTTGACGCTTTTCGCGGTAGTTCCTGCTGCGCTTGTCTTATGGTTGATTTGGAGCTGA
- a CDS encoding Uncharacterized protein (Product derived from UniProtKB/Trembl:F8KVV0): MRKKGTHTWDLFLTYHRCPKCGAIFESRIDYTYQMGKLIKDLQCPRCDHQYTLEKKQMPIGPFFGEPPKPEFDWSHNE; encoded by the coding sequence ATGAGAAAAAAAGGCACACATACGTGGGATCTTTTTCTCACCTATCATCGTTGCCCGAAATGTGGCGCGATCTTTGAAAGCAGAATAGATTATACATACCAGATGGGTAAACTCATTAAAGACCTACAATGTCCACGATGTGATCATCAGTACACTTTAGAAAAGAAACAGATGCCTATTGGCCCTTTCTTTGGAGAACCCCCAAAACCAGAATTTGATTGGAGTCACAATGAATGA
- a CDS encoding Elongation factor P 2 (Product derived from UniProtKB/Swiss-Prot:Q6MAZ6;Gene name derived from UniProtKB/Swiss-Prot:Q6MAZ6) yields MLEYRDQLAVRGFMAQISTSEMRGGIKIEVEGQPYTIVSNEFVKPGKGQAFNRVRLKHLKTGRVIERTFKSGEKVDLADVSETQMRMLYKESDGVIFMDDNSFEQIKIPNEGIGETTQWLMEDHLYEIIFYRGNPISVEPPTFMEMEIVETAPGDRGNTASGRVLKPAVTKSGAKIQVPIFVDQGEIVKIDTRTGEYVSRVNS; encoded by the coding sequence TTGTTAGAATACCGGGATCAATTAGCAGTACGAGGATTTATGGCGCAAATAAGTACCAGTGAGATGAGGGGTGGTATTAAGATCGAAGTTGAAGGACAGCCTTATACCATTGTTTCCAACGAATTTGTTAAACCGGGTAAAGGTCAAGCGTTTAACCGCGTTAGATTAAAGCATTTAAAGACTGGCAGAGTCATTGAGCGGACCTTTAAGTCTGGTGAAAAAGTTGATTTAGCGGATGTTAGCGAAACGCAGATGAGAATGCTTTACAAAGAATCCGATGGCGTTATTTTTATGGATGACAATAGCTTTGAGCAGATCAAAATCCCTAATGAGGGTATTGGCGAAACGACACAATGGCTAATGGAAGATCACCTTTACGAAATTATTTTTTATCGTGGAAATCCTATTTCCGTTGAACCTCCTACATTCATGGAAATGGAAATTGTCGAGACAGCCCCTGGAGATCGCGGCAACACAGCCTCGGGTAGAGTACTAAAGCCTGCTGTCACAAAAAGCGGCGCAAAAATTCAAGTGCCTATCTTTGTTGATCAAGGCGAAATCGTCAAAATTGACACCCGCACTGGGGAGTATGTCTCTCGAGTCAATAGCTAA
- a CDS encoding Uncharacterized protein (Product derived from UniProtKB/Trembl:D1R5W3), with translation MWYREFKDYPPDSPLLHKKVEPGHGIIGCEMHELNGWGISLHQVRKRKKKGLIAFLVTHFLTNRFKSRNDRAE, from the coding sequence ATGTGGTACCGCGAATTCAAAGATTATCCTCCAGATTCTCCGCTGCTACACAAAAAAGTAGAGCCAGGGCATGGAATCATTGGCTGTGAAATGCATGAGTTAAACGGTTGGGGAATTTCCCTTCATCAAGTGCGTAAGCGCAAGAAAAAGGGGCTAATCGCCTTTTTGGTTACGCATTTTCTTACTAATCGGTTTAAAAGTAGGAACGATCGAGCAGAATGA
- a CDS encoding putative AMP nucleosidase (Product derived from UniProtKB/Trembl:Q6MAZ8;Gene name derived from UniProtKB/Trembl:Q6MAZ8) — protein sequence MNENEYTISLDPREEQIARDTLERYSGSLVEDFQPYLLVTNFPRYVTYFAETRKLPIIEGSMFKVAHSPEEKISILDFKIGSPAAALVIDLLANLPIKASLLLGMCGGLRRHYKVGEYFVPIASIRGDGTSDFYFPAEVPALANFLVQKAVTNVLEREQTHYHIGITHTTNKRFWEFNQSFKHRLEVSRAQAIEMECATLFMSSYSYKLPLGALLLISDLPLDPEGIKTKKSSEKVYAAHTGEHVEKGVRMLFELDELLKHHARGAFRGTRKRFEKAQD from the coding sequence ATGAATGAAAATGAATATACAATTTCTTTAGACCCAAGGGAGGAGCAAATCGCTCGCGATACACTCGAACGCTACTCGGGATCTCTCGTCGAGGATTTTCAACCCTATTTGCTTGTGACAAATTTCCCCCGCTATGTCACTTACTTTGCAGAAACACGTAAACTGCCTATCATTGAAGGCTCTATGTTCAAGGTGGCACACTCCCCAGAAGAGAAAATTTCCATCTTGGATTTTAAAATTGGCTCTCCTGCGGCAGCACTTGTCATTGATCTGCTAGCTAACTTGCCCATTAAAGCTTCACTTCTTCTAGGAATGTGCGGAGGCTTAAGGCGTCATTATAAAGTGGGCGAATATTTTGTCCCTATTGCAAGTATACGAGGAGATGGGACATCCGATTTTTATTTCCCCGCTGAAGTCCCCGCTTTGGCTAACTTTCTTGTTCAAAAAGCTGTCACCAATGTTCTTGAAAGAGAGCAGACACATTATCATATCGGTATCACGCATACAACAAACAAGCGTTTTTGGGAATTCAACCAAAGCTTTAAACATCGCTTGGAAGTAAGCCGTGCTCAAGCCATCGAAATGGAATGTGCTACTTTATTTATGTCTAGCTATAGCTATAAACTCCCCTTAGGAGCTTTACTCCTTATCTCAGACCTACCCTTAGATCCAGAAGGAATTAAAACGAAGAAAAGCTCGGAAAAAGTCTATGCTGCACATACAGGCGAGCATGTCGAAAAAGGCGTTCGCATGCTCTTTGAATTAGATGAGCTCTTAAAGCACCACGCAAGAGGCGCTTTTCGCGGTACACGCAAACGCTTTGAAAAAGCTCAAGATTAG
- a CDS encoding putative glutamine-dependent NAD(+) synthetase (Product derived from UniProtKB/Swiss-Prot:P74292;Gene name derived from UniProtKB/Swiss-Prot:P74292;EC number derived from UniProtKB/Swiss-Prot:P74292): protein MRILAAQINPLIADIKGNTQKIIESIQRAKEEQCAIVVFPELALTGYPPEDFLLLPHFIEAAEKALPEIAKETAGITAIIGTIRKSDPPREKPLFNTAAIISETKILGFQDKTLLPTYDIFDERRYFEPARDNKIWHIAGKKVAITICEDLWQHSSALKDEIYFKDPILNFENKTVDLLLNLSASPFHMGKFPNRLQACTRAAKTLRCPVILSNQVGGNDSLIFDGRSLFVNGKGELMAIGKSFEEDALLIDLGATRPSIAYFFEEMEELYQALVLGVKDYFNKSGFKKACLGLSGGIDSALVACIATDALGAENVLAILMPSRYSSKGSVEDAPLLAHRLGIHTRYIPIEEPFKSYLQLLEPHFEERQPDTTEENLQARIRGMILMAISNKLGHIVLNTGNKSELAMGYATLYGDLCGGLAVISDVTKSQVYALSRWINKDQEIIPKNSIEKPPSAELRPQQKDSDSLPEYALIDRILKEYLENSLPPEVIAHKDNIPLEIVESLVARIHHNEYKRRQSPPGLRVSEKAFFTGRRFPIVQGWI, encoded by the coding sequence ATGCGTATTCTAGCGGCTCAAATCAATCCCCTTATTGCCGATATCAAGGGCAATACTCAAAAAATCATTGAAAGCATTCAACGAGCGAAGGAAGAGCAATGTGCTATTGTTGTTTTTCCAGAATTAGCTTTGACAGGTTATCCTCCGGAAGACTTCCTCCTCCTACCTCATTTTATAGAAGCTGCAGAAAAAGCCCTACCAGAAATTGCTAAAGAGACGGCTGGCATTACTGCCATCATTGGAACGATACGCAAAAGCGATCCCCCAAGAGAAAAGCCCCTCTTTAATACAGCAGCTATTATTAGCGAAACTAAAATTTTAGGCTTTCAAGATAAAACGCTGCTTCCAACTTATGATATCTTTGATGAAAGGCGCTATTTTGAGCCTGCGCGAGACAACAAAATTTGGCATATTGCCGGGAAAAAAGTAGCCATTACGATTTGTGAAGATCTTTGGCAGCATAGCTCTGCATTGAAAGACGAAATCTATTTCAAAGATCCGATCTTAAATTTTGAAAATAAAACAGTCGATCTGCTTTTGAACCTTTCAGCTTCACCCTTCCATATGGGGAAATTTCCTAATCGTTTGCAAGCCTGTACTCGAGCAGCTAAGACATTGCGTTGCCCTGTAATTCTTAGCAATCAAGTGGGTGGTAATGATAGCCTTATCTTCGATGGGCGCAGCTTATTTGTTAATGGGAAAGGTGAACTTATGGCGATTGGGAAAAGCTTTGAAGAAGACGCCCTCTTGATCGATCTTGGTGCTACTCGCCCTTCTATTGCTTATTTCTTCGAGGAAATGGAAGAGCTTTATCAAGCACTTGTCCTTGGAGTCAAAGATTACTTTAATAAATCCGGTTTTAAAAAAGCCTGCCTTGGACTTTCTGGTGGTATTGACTCTGCCCTTGTCGCTTGTATCGCTACAGATGCTCTAGGGGCAGAAAATGTTTTAGCTATTTTGATGCCATCAAGATACTCCTCTAAAGGCAGTGTTGAAGATGCACCCCTTCTGGCTCATCGATTAGGCATTCATACCCGCTACATCCCCATTGAAGAGCCCTTTAAAAGCTACCTGCAGCTGCTAGAACCCCATTTTGAAGAAAGACAACCCGATACCACTGAGGAAAACCTTCAGGCACGCATCCGAGGAATGATCCTGATGGCTATTTCCAATAAACTAGGCCACATCGTTCTTAATACGGGTAACAAAAGCGAACTGGCTATGGGTTATGCCACCCTTTATGGCGATCTTTGTGGGGGCCTTGCGGTCATTAGTGATGTCACAAAAAGCCAAGTCTATGCGCTTTCCCGTTGGATCAATAAAGACCAAGAGATCATTCCTAAAAATAGTATTGAAAAGCCTCCATCGGCAGAGCTAAGACCTCAGCAAAAAGACTCTGATTCTCTTCCGGAATATGCCCTCATTGACCGCATTCTTAAAGAGTATTTGGAAAATAGCCTGCCTCCAGAGGTAATTGCCCACAAAGATAATATTCCTCTTGAGATCGTTGAATCCTTGGTAGCCCGTATTCATCATAATGAATACAAAAGGAGGCAAAGCCCCCCTGGCTTACGTGTTTCAGAAAAAGCGTTTTTCACGGGGCGCCGTTTTCCGATTGTCCAGGGATGGATTTAA